In the genome of Mucilaginibacter sp. 14171R-50, the window CAGCGTTGACGGCGAAGAATACTTCCTGAGCGACCCGGCTACCCGCGAGTTCTCGCAAAAGGTGCTGGCCACGCTTGATGCCATTAAATACGGCCGCGCCGAAGACACCCACGGATGGAATTATATTGTATAATTTCTACAGAATTTTATTAAAAAACCCTGCAAAAATGTAGGGTTTTTTTGTTTTACATCGTCGCCTTCACCACAATATATGGCGACAGGGCTTTGGTATCAACAGGGATAAGCTTGGTAAATACCTTTCCGGCTACCCAAATAGCCTTTACAATGGCTTTTGATAGTGCCTTTTGTTCCGATTTATTTTCCAGCCATACGGTAAATTTGCCGTGGTAGTACGTTTCTATATCCTTTAAGCCCAACGCCTTACAACTATCGCGCAGCAGGTTGAGGTCCATACTGTTGATGTTGTGCTTGTCGTAATTGTCCTTATCAAAATTCTTTTGTACCCAGCCGTTAACGCTCTTAAAATTTGGCAAAGTGATAAATAATGTGCCGCCGGGCTTCAGAAACTTAAGGTGCTCGTTAATGATGAATTTTGTATCGTTAAAATGCTCTATTAAACCAAAGGAAAGTACCATATCAAATTTTTCGGCGGGCTGATAAGTAAACAGGTCGGCTTCTACAATATTTATATCTCCCGGCTGCAAATCATTGGCTGCAAGCAGTTTATTAACCAACCCGGGGTGAATAAAATAATCCAACAAGGTAGTTTTAAGGTGCTGATACTTTTTTAGGTAGATAGAATAATATCCCGGGAAGCCACCCAGTTCAATAGCATTCTTCACACCTTTTTCGGCAATTATTTTTGCCAGTATATCTCCAAAAACATAATTAGGCTTCAACTTAAATATCAGCCCTCTACGCGATTCCCAAAACGATTTCCAGAAGGAACGGTCGGTTAAATTATTCTCCATTAAAATATTAAATATGGGCTTCGGTTTTCTGTTCTAATATGCGTGCCGGGTTGCCTACCGCTATGCTGTTATCGGGTATATCTTTTATCACTACAGCCCCTGCGCCAATTATTACGTTGTTGCCTATTGTTACATCGCCAATGATACAAACGTTTGCCCCTACATCTACGTTGTTGCCTAAACGCGGACA includes:
- a CDS encoding bifunctional 2-polyprenyl-6-hydroxyphenol methylase/3-demethylubiquinol 3-O-methyltransferase UbiG yields the protein MENNLTDRSFWKSFWESRRGLIFKLKPNYVFGDILAKIIAEKGVKNAIELGGFPGYYSIYLKKYQHLKTTLLDYFIHPGLVNKLLAANDLQPGDINIVEADLFTYQPAEKFDMVLSFGLIEHFNDTKFIINEHLKFLKPGGTLFITLPNFKSVNGWVQKNFDKDNYDKHNINSMDLNLLRDSCKALGLKDIETYYHGKFTVWLENKSEQKALSKAIVKAIWVAGKVFTKLIPVDTKALSPYIVVKATM